A genomic segment from Nitrosopumilus sp. K4 encodes:
- the gatD gene encoding Glu-tRNA(Gln) amidotransferase subunit GatD has product MSEFKGYTGKSLEFLKNNGVKVGDSVKILADITYSGIIMPRYEHADDSHLVLKLKSGYNIGLELEKIEKIELVTSEIKEMQPKAKLKENPSLPKILLLSTGGTIASKIDYRTGAVTPVLTAEELNSSVPELSEIANIDTEVLFSEYSENITPEHWLKIATRLDEISKLDYTGIIIAHGTDTMHYTSSFLSFALSGYPIPIALVGSQRSSDRASSDAALNLIGAVRFLLQCKTNGIFVVMHLDENDESVACHLGTRVRKNHTSKRGAFQTMGNDPAFIIVNNKVQRNIKNEFFRGEKYQPKINLETNVALIKYHPGYNPELLEKMLEMNYKAIIFEGTGLGHIGKTMYEKVKKAQEKGIFLGMTSQCIDGRVRMTVYESGRDLLDLGIIPLEDMIPEVALVKAMWATGNAQSLEEIKKIMLENIASEIST; this is encoded by the coding sequence ATGTCTGAATTTAAGGGATATACAGGAAAATCATTAGAATTTTTGAAAAACAATGGTGTCAAAGTAGGGGATTCTGTAAAAATTCTGGCAGATATAACATATTCAGGCATAATCATGCCTAGATATGAACATGCAGATGACAGTCATCTTGTTTTGAAATTAAAAAGTGGTTACAACATAGGTTTAGAATTAGAAAAAATAGAGAAAATTGAATTGGTTACCTCTGAAATTAAAGAGATGCAACCAAAAGCAAAGTTGAAAGAAAATCCATCATTACCAAAAATTCTTTTGCTATCAACAGGCGGAACAATAGCTAGCAAAATAGATTACAGAACAGGAGCAGTAACACCTGTTTTAACAGCTGAAGAGCTAAATTCTTCTGTTCCTGAGCTTTCTGAGATTGCAAACATAGACACGGAGGTATTGTTCTCAGAATATTCTGAAAACATTACACCTGAACATTGGTTAAAAATTGCTACAAGACTTGATGAGATTTCTAAATTAGATTATACAGGAATAATAATTGCCCATGGAACAGACACAATGCATTATACTTCATCATTTCTATCATTTGCTTTATCAGGATATCCAATTCCAATAGCCCTTGTTGGGTCTCAAAGATCTTCAGACCGTGCATCATCAGATGCAGCGCTTAATCTAATAGGCGCAGTTAGATTTTTGTTACAATGTAAAACAAATGGAATTTTTGTAGTAATGCATCTAGATGAAAATGATGAATCTGTGGCATGTCATTTAGGAACAAGAGTAAGAAAAAATCACACAAGCAAAAGAGGTGCATTTCAAACCATGGGGAACGATCCTGCATTTATTATTGTAAATAATAAAGTTCAAAGAAATATCAAAAATGAATTTTTTAGAGGAGAAAAATATCAGCCAAAAATTAATCTTGAAACAAATGTAGCTTTGATAAAATATCATCCTGGATACAATCCCGAATTATTGGAAAAGATGCTTGAAATGAATTACAAGGCCATAATTTTTGAAGGAACAGGGTTAGGACACATAGGCAAAACAATGTATGAAAAAGTGAAAAAAGCACAAGAAAAAGGAATTTTCTTAGGCATGACATCACAGTGTATTGATGGAAGAGTAAGAATGACAGTTTATGAAAGTGGCAGAGATCTATTGGATTTAGGCATAATTCCTCTAGAAGATATGATTCCAGAAGTTGCATTGGTAAAAGCTATGTGGGCAACAGGTAATGCTCAAAGTCTAGAAGAAATAAAGAAAATAATGCTTGAAAATATAGCATCAGAAATATCTACTTGA
- the gatE gene encoding Glu-tRNA(Gln) amidotransferase subunit GatE: MSNIVNDLGVKVGLEIHQQLATNKKLFCNCIPVDTEEYSIKFQRKLRAAKSELGEYDPAALFEKSKSKTIMYFANPESSCLVEQDEEPPHELDSDAKKISLIIASALKSKIFREIFPMRKTVVDGSNTTGFQRTMLISHGGSFDVEGKKIGIQSICLEEDAAKNLGEEGSIKKYGLERLGIPLVEIATEPFEVKPSEIKKIALTLGRILRSTKKVKRGLGSIRQDVNVSIKEGGVVIEVKGVQQLDQLEKVVEYEAKRQHGLLKISKKLQEIDWNYSVEDKKDVTELFEKCKSKIIKNAIKKNQNIFAISFKNMKGMFGYSPYEGIRLGKEVAELVRFFGIGGVFHSDELPNYGVEETDIQNLKEVMKISENDAFLILACPREKMHTIIEQIILRIEYIKNKGIPIDTRLATQNGETKFLRPRPGAARMYPETDIPPIIISQEELDDAKKNIPKSWDESIQEIKSKFSLNQQLAEQILDSPYIELFEKITDNVNVNPTFIASILCSSITNLERNGLNSKLLKNEEIGKAFELLESGKIAKESIEMIFENIMAGKSNTIEDAMKNASIKTVDNEELEQILEKIVQDNENMVKNQKEHAIGPLMGMAMKELRGKVSGETVNTILLQKIKTILEK, from the coding sequence ATGTCAAACATTGTTAATGATTTAGGAGTGAAAGTAGGACTTGAGATTCACCAGCAACTTGCAACCAACAAGAAATTATTTTGTAATTGCATCCCAGTAGATACTGAAGAGTATTCTATAAAATTTCAAAGAAAACTACGTGCAGCAAAAAGCGAATTAGGTGAATATGATCCTGCAGCATTATTTGAAAAATCAAAATCAAAAACAATAATGTACTTTGCAAATCCCGAAAGTAGTTGCTTAGTTGAACAAGATGAGGAACCTCCACATGAATTAGACAGTGATGCAAAAAAGATTTCGTTAATAATTGCATCTGCACTAAAGTCTAAGATATTTAGAGAGATTTTTCCAATGAGAAAAACAGTTGTTGATGGTTCAAACACTACAGGATTTCAACGTACAATGTTGATTTCACATGGCGGTTCTTTTGATGTGGAAGGGAAAAAAATTGGAATTCAATCAATTTGTCTTGAAGAAGACGCTGCAAAAAATTTGGGAGAAGAAGGTTCAATCAAAAAATATGGTTTGGAACGATTAGGAATACCACTAGTAGAAATTGCCACTGAGCCTTTTGAAGTAAAACCAAGTGAAATTAAAAAAATTGCCTTGACACTTGGGAGAATTTTGAGGAGTACAAAAAAAGTCAAACGCGGATTAGGTTCTATTAGACAAGATGTCAATGTATCAATTAAAGAGGGAGGAGTAGTTATCGAAGTAAAGGGAGTTCAGCAGTTAGATCAATTAGAAAAAGTAGTAGAATATGAGGCTAAAAGGCAACATGGATTACTAAAGATCTCAAAGAAACTACAGGAAATAGATTGGAATTACAGTGTAGAGGATAAAAAAGACGTAACAGAATTATTTGAAAAATGCAAATCAAAAATTATTAAAAATGCCATAAAGAAAAACCAGAATATTTTTGCAATATCGTTTAAAAATATGAAAGGAATGTTCGGGTATTCTCCGTATGAAGGAATTAGATTAGGAAAAGAAGTTGCAGAGTTGGTTAGGTTTTTTGGAATTGGGGGAGTTTTTCATTCAGATGAACTACCCAACTATGGAGTTGAGGAGACAGATATTCAAAATTTGAAAGAAGTTATGAAAATTAGTGAAAATGATGCATTTTTGATTTTAGCTTGTCCCAGAGAAAAAATGCATACGATAATTGAACAAATAATTTTACGGATCGAATACATCAAAAATAAAGGAATTCCAATCGATACAAGATTGGCAACACAAAATGGAGAAACAAAATTTCTACGTCCTAGACCAGGTGCAGCAAGAATGTATCCAGAAACAGATATTCCTCCAATTATCATATCTCAAGAGGAATTAGATGATGCTAAGAAAAACATACCAAAATCTTGGGATGAATCCATACAAGAGATAAAAAGTAAATTTAGTTTGAATCAGCAGCTTGCTGAACAAATTTTGGATTCACCATATATCGAATTATTTGAAAAAATTACAGATAATGTAAATGTTAATCCAACATTTATTGCATCAATTTTATGTTCATCAATAACAAATCTTGAAAGAAATGGATTGAATTCAAAATTATTAAAAAATGAAGAGATTGGCAAAGCATTCGAATTATTAGAATCTGGAAAAATCGCTAAAGAGTCAATTGAGATGATTTTTGAGAATATTATGGCTGGAAAATCAAACACGATTGAAGATGCAATGAAAAATGCATCAATTAAAACTGTAGATAATGAGGAATTAGAACAAATTTTAGAAAAAATCGTTCAGGATAATGAAAATATGGTTAAAAATCAAAAAGAACACGCAATAGGCCCATTGATGGGAATGGCAATGAAGGAACTTCGTGGAAAGGTTTCAGGTGAAACAGTCAACACAATCCTATTACAAAAAATCAAGACCATATTAGAGAAATAA
- the dnaJ gene encoding molecular chaperone DnaJ, with protein MSAKRDYYEVLGVSKTSSADEIKKQYRKLALKFHPDRNQSAEAGEHFKEISEAYGVLSDPEKRKVYDQHGHAGVDGRYSSEDIFQGAGADFSDIFGRGGGGFDSIFESIFGRGGFSSRQQRGSDILFETTVTLEDVLHGKKMEFDLQKEIKCDTCDGTGCKPGTNKKTCSSCNGQGQVRKSRSMGFASFVTVEPCSSCNGQGSIIETPCSNCNGKTKKRGTKKISFDIPPGVDFGDYTVPNEGNEIPGGVNGDLIVRIRIEPHPKFKRDGKDIFYDQDVSMVDAALGKEIIVPTLDGTEKIKVDAGSQPNTIIKLKGKGVPHINSRGRGDQFVRIVVNIPTKLNKHQKNLLDEFQKSFE; from the coding sequence ATGTCAGCAAAACGTGATTATTATGAAGTATTGGGAGTTTCAAAAACTAGTTCCGCTGATGAAATTAAAAAACAATATAGAAAATTAGCTTTAAAATTTCATCCAGATCGTAATCAATCAGCTGAAGCAGGTGAACATTTCAAGGAAATCTCTGAAGCATATGGTGTATTGTCTGATCCAGAAAAAAGGAAGGTGTATGATCAACATGGTCATGCAGGTGTAGATGGAAGATATTCAAGTGAAGATATTTTTCAAGGTGCAGGTGCTGATTTTAGTGACATTTTTGGAAGAGGTGGAGGGGGTTTTGACTCTATATTTGAATCAATATTTGGAAGAGGAGGATTTAGTTCTAGGCAACAACGTGGTTCTGATATTCTTTTTGAAACTACTGTTACTCTTGAAGATGTTTTACATGGAAAAAAAATGGAATTTGATTTACAAAAAGAGATTAAATGCGATACATGTGATGGAACAGGATGTAAGCCTGGTACAAACAAAAAAACTTGTTCTTCATGTAATGGTCAAGGGCAAGTTCGTAAAAGTCGTAGCATGGGATTTGCATCTTTTGTAACTGTCGAGCCTTGTTCTTCATGTAATGGTCAAGGCTCTATCATTGAAACACCATGTAGTAATTGTAATGGAAAAACTAAGAAACGAGGAACAAAAAAAATCTCCTTTGACATTCCCCCAGGCGTTGATTTTGGTGATTATACTGTTCCAAATGAAGGAAATGAAATTCCTGGTGGTGTAAATGGAGATTTAATTGTAAGAATTAGAATTGAACCTCATCCCAAATTTAAGAGAGATGGAAAAGACATTTTTTATGATCAAGATGTTTCAATGGTTGATGCAGCATTAGGAAAGGAGATCATTGTCCCAACTTTAGATGGTACTGAAAAAATTAAGGTAGATGCAGGAAGTCAACCTAATACAATAATAAAACTAAAAGGAAAAGGTGTACCTCATATTAATTCCAGAGGACGTGGTGATCAATTTGTTAGAATTGTAGTGAATATTCCAACGAAACTTAACAAACATCAGAAAAATCTACTCGATGAATTCCAAAAATCATTTGAATGA
- the dnaK gene encoding molecular chaperone DnaK has translation MAKVIGIDLGTSNSAAAVMMGGKPTIIPAAEGATVGGKAFPSVVAFSKEGELLVGEPARRQAVTNPDNTIVAAKRKMGSDYTFKIKDKEYKPQQISSFILQKIKKDAEAFVGENVEKAVITVPAYFDDNQRQATKDAGTIAGLDVVRIINEPTAASLAFGLDKAKEDMKILVFDFGGGTLDVTIMEMGGGVFEVMSTSGDTQLGGTDMDKAVIDYIVDEFKKKEGVDLSQDSTAMTRIREAAEKAKIELSTVMETDINLPFIAHDPSSGPKNLELRLTRAKLDELIKPIVEKCRSSIEKSIEDAKLSKNDINKIVMVGGPTRIPLVRKFVGEVVGREPESGVDPMEAVAMGAAIQAGIIAGDVSSDIVLLDVTPLTLGIETLGGVREPLIERNTTIPTSKSKVFTTAADNQTAVTIHVVQGERPMATDNVSLGSFNLTDLPPAPRGVPQIEVKFDIDANGIINVTAKDLGTQKEAKITIESSSKLSKEEIEKLKEDAEKFSDEDKKKKEKIDLRNEAESYIYTTEKLVNHDLKDKISQEQGIKITDSIKEVKENLDKESEELKPKLDALKEIVNEVTTELYKNVTPPPGAEGQQSAGSEGQQSAGSEGQQSAGSEGQQSAGSEGQQSAGSEGQQSAGSEGQQSAGSEGQQSDQSSTDETKSN, from the coding sequence ATGGCAAAAGTAATAGGAATCGATTTAGGAACAAGCAATTCTGCTGCTGCAGTAATGATGGGGGGAAAACCTACTATTATTCCAGCAGCTGAGGGCGCTACTGTAGGTGGTAAAGCGTTTCCCTCCGTTGTGGCCTTTTCAAAAGAAGGTGAACTCTTAGTTGGAGAGCCTGCTAGAAGACAGGCAGTTACTAACCCTGACAACACAATTGTTGCTGCAAAACGAAAAATGGGTTCAGATTACACCTTTAAGATTAAGGATAAAGAGTACAAACCTCAACAAATCTCTTCATTTATTCTACAAAAAATCAAAAAAGATGCAGAAGCATTTGTTGGTGAAAATGTAGAAAAGGCAGTGATTACAGTACCTGCATATTTTGATGATAATCAACGTCAGGCAACAAAAGATGCTGGAACCATTGCTGGATTGGATGTTGTTAGAATAATTAATGAACCAACTGCAGCATCTCTTGCATTTGGATTAGATAAAGCCAAAGAGGACATGAAAATCCTTGTGTTTGACTTTGGTGGTGGTACCTTAGATGTCACTATAATGGAAATGGGAGGTGGTGTCTTTGAAGTAATGAGTACTTCAGGTGATACCCAATTAGGTGGTACTGACATGGATAAAGCTGTTATTGATTATATCGTTGATGAATTCAAGAAAAAGGAAGGAGTTGATCTATCTCAAGATTCTACTGCAATGACAAGAATTAGAGAAGCAGCAGAAAAAGCAAAAATTGAACTCTCAACTGTTATGGAAACTGACATCAATCTTCCTTTCATAGCTCATGATCCGTCATCAGGCCCAAAAAATCTTGAATTAAGATTGACAAGAGCTAAACTGGATGAACTCATAAAACCAATCGTTGAAAAATGTAGAAGTTCAATTGAAAAGTCAATTGAGGACGCAAAATTATCAAAAAATGATATTAACAAAATCGTTATGGTTGGTGGACCTACAAGAATTCCTCTTGTAAGAAAGTTTGTTGGTGAAGTTGTTGGAAGAGAACCTGAATCAGGTGTTGATCCTATGGAAGCAGTAGCAATGGGTGCCGCAATTCAAGCAGGTATAATTGCAGGTGATGTTTCAAGTGATATTGTTCTATTAGATGTAACGCCACTTACATTAGGAATAGAAACATTAGGTGGTGTTAGAGAACCATTAATCGAACGTAATACAACAATTCCAACTTCTAAAAGTAAGGTTTTCACTACTGCTGCAGATAATCAAACAGCAGTTACAATACATGTTGTTCAAGGAGAACGACCTATGGCTACAGATAATGTTTCGCTAGGAAGCTTCAATCTAACAGATTTACCTCCTGCTCCAAGAGGAGTTCCTCAGATTGAAGTAAAATTTGATATTGATGCAAATGGAATTATCAATGTAACAGCCAAAGATCTTGGAACTCAAAAAGAAGCAAAAATCACAATAGAATCTTCCTCAAAACTATCTAAAGAAGAAATTGAAAAATTAAAAGAAGATGCTGAAAAGTTTTCAGATGAAGATAAAAAGAAAAAAGAGAAAATTGACCTTAGAAATGAAGCCGAAAGTTACATCTACACAACCGAAAAATTAGTTAATCATGATCTTAAAGATAAAATTTCCCAAGAACAAGGAATTAAAATTACAGACTCCATTAAAGAAGTAAAAGAAAATCTCGATAAAGAATCTGAAGAACTCAAACCAAAACTGGATGCCCTGAAAGAAATTGTTAATGAAGTAACCACTGAACTTTACAAAAATGTTACTCCGCCACCAGGAGCTGAAGGCCAACAAAGTGCTGGATCTGAAGGCCAACAAAGTGCTGGATCTGAAGGCCAACAAAGTGCTGGATCTGAAGGCCAACAAAGTGCTGGATCTGAAGGCCAACAAAGTGCTGGATCTGAAGGCCAACAAAGTGCTGGATCTGAAGGCCAACAAAGTGCTGGATCTGAAGGCCAACAAAGTGACCAATCATCCACAGATGAAACAAAAAGTAACTAA
- a CDS encoding nucleotide exchange factor GrpE codes for MSDKNSDEIPVEVISDEDISESDLGKNSPEELKDLLETEKQKVAKYEEKIKLVLADYQNLQRKTQSDIEKGVNSKIDEFILEFLKIYDDFVRAKDAFSQNNIDTTGLDSILKNMDSLLKKYNVIPIEALGEIFDPNLHEAISIINDPELDDNTITKEIRKGYISHERVIRPTLVEISKKG; via the coding sequence ATGTCTGATAAAAATTCTGATGAAATTCCAGTAGAAGTAATTTCTGATGAAGATATCTCGGAATCTGATTTAGGAAAAAACTCTCCTGAAGAGTTGAAAGATCTTTTAGAGACTGAAAAACAAAAAGTGGCTAAATATGAAGAAAAAATAAAACTTGTGTTAGCTGATTATCAAAACCTTCAACGAAAAACCCAATCTGATATTGAAAAAGGAGTAAATTCTAAAATTGATGAATTCATTCTTGAATTTTTAAAAATTTATGATGATTTTGTGAGGGCAAAAGATGCATTCTCTCAAAATAATATTGATACTACTGGATTAGATTCAATTTTAAAAAACATGGACTCATTATTAAAAAAATATAATGTAATTCCGATTGAAGCGTTAGGGGAAATTTTTGATCCAAATCTTCATGAAGCAATCTCAATAATTAATGATCCAGAACTTGATGATAATACCATTACAAAAGAAATCAGGAAAGGATATATTTCTCATGAGAGGGTTATTAGACCAACACTAGTAGAAATTTCAAAAAAAGGATGA
- a CDS encoding DUF354 domain-containing protein, translated as MKIWIDILTPKQLLFSEPIISKFEKKHQILCTSRHYNEVANLAKLRNFKLVLVGNHGSNRVKKLEESIERTRKLLPKIIKFAPDLTISFCSPEAARISFGLGIRHIALQDSPHADSVMRLTLPFVQKLLTPKIIPKKEFTKYGISSKNIMQYNAIDAFVTTQRKISVKRKLNFSNEKKGNILIRVDEDQAAYSSKKSLVSEIIKEVLKDFNEYNIIILTRYKEQIQKLKKIFGKKIIILGMSYDGKYLLQNSDVFIGSGGTMTAEAALLGIPTISYNAIPNLIEKYLVKSKLVTRQEDPKKISRMIGEKIKSKNKNKLMAKRIVKKMEDPTKKLYELINQID; from the coding sequence TTGAAAATTTGGATCGATATTCTAACTCCTAAACAATTATTGTTTTCAGAACCAATAATAAGCAAATTTGAGAAAAAACATCAGATTTTATGCACTTCAAGGCACTACAATGAAGTAGCAAATCTTGCCAAATTGAGAAATTTCAAGCTGGTTTTAGTTGGAAATCATGGCAGTAATAGAGTAAAAAAGTTAGAAGAGAGTATAGAAAGAACTCGAAAATTATTACCTAAAATTATCAAATTTGCACCAGATCTGACAATAAGTTTTTGTTCACCAGAAGCAGCAAGAATTTCTTTTGGATTAGGAATAAGACACATAGCTTTGCAAGATTCACCTCATGCAGATTCTGTAATGAGACTAACTTTACCATTTGTACAAAAGTTATTAACTCCAAAAATAATTCCAAAGAAAGAATTTACCAAGTATGGGATTAGTTCAAAAAATATAATGCAATATAATGCAATTGATGCATTTGTAACAACACAAAGAAAGATCAGTGTAAAAAGGAAACTAAATTTTTCAAATGAAAAGAAAGGAAATATTTTGATTCGAGTTGATGAAGATCAAGCTGCATATTCATCCAAAAAAAGTTTAGTTAGTGAAATTATTAAAGAAGTTTTAAAAGATTTTAATGAATATAACATCATAATTTTAACAAGATATAAAGAACAAATTCAAAAACTAAAGAAAATTTTTGGTAAAAAAATAATTATTCTTGGAATGTCTTATGATGGAAAATATTTGTTACAAAATTCAGATGTTTTCATAGGTTCGGGAGGAACTATGACAGCAGAAGCAGCATTATTAGGAATTCCTACAATATCATATAATGCTATTCCAAATTTAATAGAGAAGTATTTAGTAAAATCTAAGCTTGTTACAAGACAGGAAGATCCTAAAAAAATTTCTAGAATGATTGGTGAGAAGATTAAATCAAAAAACAAGAATAAACTAATGGCAAAAAGAATTGTAAAAAAAATGGAAGATCCTACCAAAAAATTGTATGAATTGATTAATCAAATTGATTAG
- a CDS encoding ABC transporter permease has protein sequence MHPIFRLVNRNLTISINPGFLIWQVIFPLIYIFVAGFAYTSLIQEVPFGRKELDYPAFLASGMIGFNIMNSTLVSGIIIWNDRRHGMFEQIMSGPFTRTNYILSNIVTIGIVGLVSASLIALVGYPVFFESIEFSLITIPMIVFAAITGSVLFGSIASIISTRLRSSEGFNVIINTVFLFFAFVSTAFYPAEGAPEPLRTAFYLNPLTYLVDVIRAGIFGSMTEFVIFEMLVLVLIASSLFIIATKLLTRLDF, from the coding sequence ATGCATCCAATTTTTAGATTAGTTAATCGAAATTTAACAATTTCAATAAACCCTGGATTTTTAATTTGGCAAGTAATTTTTCCTCTAATCTATATTTTTGTTGCTGGATTTGCATATACATCTCTTATTCAAGAAGTGCCTTTTGGAAGAAAAGAACTTGATTATCCAGCATTTCTTGCATCAGGAATGATAGGATTTAACATAATGAATAGCACTCTGGTTTCAGGAATCATTATCTGGAATGATAGAAGACATGGGATGTTTGAACAAATTATGTCTGGTCCTTTTACTCGTACAAATTACATTCTAAGTAATATTGTTACGATAGGGATTGTGGGTTTAGTAAGTGCTTCATTAATTGCATTAGTTGGTTATCCTGTATTTTTTGAGTCGATTGAATTTTCATTGATAACTATTCCAATGATTGTTTTTGCTGCAATTACAGGCTCTGTATTATTTGGCTCTATTGCATCTATAATTTCAACTAGATTAAGATCTAGTGAAGGATTTAATGTAATAATTAACACCGTTTTCCTATTCTTTGCTTTTGTAAGTACCGCATTTTATCCCGCGGAAGGTGCACCTGAACCTTTGAGAACTGCATTCTATCTTAATCCCTTAACATATCTTGTTGATGTGATACGTGCAGGAATTTTTGGAAGCATGACAGAATTTGTAATTTTTGAGATGCTGGTCTTAGTATTGATTGCCTCATCTCTTTTTATTATTGCAACAAAATTACTTACTAGATTGGATTTTTAA
- a CDS encoding ABC transporter ATP-binding protein produces MSCIEVSHLSKSYGSIKAVDDIVLSVKSGQVFGFLGPNGAGKSTTIKLLTTLIPPSSGSLTILGIDATKNPLEIRNKIGVVLQQPSYEPTLSVEKSLDKYGMMWNVPKKERKQRVKSLLKDFDLIDIRKKRNEDLSIGQRRRVQVAREFMHDMELLFLDEPTVGLDPSARRKLLDFLKTKVKTGLTIFYTTHILTEAEYLCDEIAIINEGKILTVDSPDALKNRFGKEKTIKIHLLEKNPLVKSLLSDISDYKIDFNAGTNITIHSEKSELVLQQILKILNENEIEIEDLSAIPTNLEEIFLKMVKG; encoded by the coding sequence GTGTCTTGTATTGAAGTAAGTCATTTATCAAAATCATATGGCTCTATCAAAGCAGTAGATGACATTGTATTATCCGTAAAATCTGGTCAAGTTTTTGGATTTTTAGGCCCTAACGGTGCTGGAAAATCAACGACTATCAAATTACTAACTACTCTAATTCCCCCCTCAAGCGGTTCACTAACAATTCTTGGAATAGATGCCACAAAAAACCCTCTTGAAATTAGGAATAAAATTGGCGTTGTGTTGCAACAACCTAGCTACGAACCTACTCTGTCAGTAGAGAAATCTCTTGACAAATACGGTATGATGTGGAATGTACCGAAAAAAGAGCGTAAACAAAGAGTGAAATCTCTTCTAAAAGACTTTGATTTAATTGATATAAGAAAAAAAAGAAATGAAGATCTTTCTATTGGACAAAGAAGACGTGTTCAAGTTGCAAGGGAATTCATGCATGATATGGAGTTATTGTTTTTAGATGAACCTACTGTAGGTTTAGATCCTAGTGCAAGAAGAAAGTTATTAGATTTTTTAAAAACTAAAGTTAAAACAGGTTTGACAATTTTTTATACAACTCATATTCTTACTGAAGCTGAATATCTTTGTGACGAAATTGCAATAATTAATGAAGGAAAAATTTTAACTGTAGATTCTCCAGATGCCTTAAAAAATAGATTTGGGAAAGAAAAAACAATTAAAATTCATTTGTTAGAAAAAAATCCACTTGTTAAATCCTTATTATCCGATATATCTGATTACAAAATTGATTTTAATGCTGGAACAAATATAACAATTCATTCAGAAAAATCTGAACTAGTTTTACAGCAAATTTTAAAAATTCTCAATGAAAATGAAATTGAAATTGAAGATCTCTCTGCGATCCCTACAAATTTAGAAGAGATCTTTCTAAAAATGGTGAAAGGATAA